From a region of the Drosophila virilis strain 15010-1051.87 chromosome 3, Dvir_AGI_RSII-ME, whole genome shotgun sequence genome:
- the schuy gene encoding uncharacterized protein schuy produces MSAVEEKPVPKDCAISCSVKKTGQSNGRRSFIVTVDDNGKVEVSPSVQCEPEVSLLPVKEQSSPKIRNAARKSSRGGKQRLRLAVLEENAGSSDNELANGEDKNSNDMISIDAQSLETMHDRFVKIYNKKLRGKPSFVVLEDALVRKRMEQTLQGRAICHNHAEQQTSPCDIGANTGSQTDEFLLQCALRSSMLKGHSRGCQATDVAAKTPECGACAARRSSMSAPPLRRLSQMCAQQLEKLLQAETAAAKTAAKPETAPHVTISFVPVATQTATNTVNAQPQQQPLLMTATTLPHSNSANCCAHQNNNSCCQPMTKATHCQYCQPAAADGNNYSCCLRQQQQQLLLQQQQQQQQQMQHMQQMQHMQQMQQMQQQQQQQHHFAQVQQQHPVAGPTYTHCCSSCCLLRPTMAQTALGFGQAPAMPNYCSHSLLLPPPQTQPQEYPLRGWPPQPINSCLYYPMPAVSMSAYDIPHCASCHMQRHSCAACYNDYQQQHVHHLQKQQKQFVCLGGSHHLDDPRSSSSTPEHSSTSEVHVSRRRSRQHKVREATVLSEHADSELHTSASQLTVRRVNALGSSEKTGKKVQPLRNKAGAAIAATKVYMARFGRTCLVLKPTSSAMPTRLLTKRISRYTSVMAWPHKMARK; encoded by the coding sequence atgtccGCCGTTGAGGAAAAGCCTGTGCCCAAGGATTGCGCTATTTCGTGTAGCGTAAAAAAAACTGGACAGAGCAACGGTAGGCGCAGCTTTATAGTCACGGTGGACGACAATGGCAAGGTCGAGGTCAGCCCCAGTGTCCAGTGCGAGCCGGAAGTCAGTCTGCTGCCAGTCAAGGAGCAGTCCAGCCCAAAGATTCGCAACGCAGCCCGAAAGTCGTCGCGGGGCGGCAAGCAGCGCCTACGGCTAGCGGTGCTCGAGGAGAACGCAGGCAGCTCGGACAACGAGTTGGCCAACGGTGAGGATAAGAACAGCAACGATATGATCAGCATTGATGCACAATCGCTGGAGACAATGCACGATCGTTTCGTGAAAATCTACAACAAAAAACTGCGCGGCAAGCCCAGCTTTGTGGTGCTCGAGGATGCGCTGGTGCGCAAGCGTATGGAGCAGACGCTGCAGGGTCGCGCCATCTGTCACAATCATGCCGAGCAACAGACATCCCCCTGCGACATAGGCGCCAATACGGGCTCCCAGACCGATGAGTTTCTGCTGCAGTGCGCGCTGCGGTCGAGCATGCTCAAGGGCCACAGCCGTGGCTGCCAGGCGACAGATGTCGCTGCCAAAACGCCCGAATGTGGAGCCTGCGCGGCCAGGCGCAGCAGCATGAGTGCGCCGCCGCTGCGCCGTCTTAGCCAAATGTGTGCTCAGCAGCTGGAAAAGTTGTTGCAAGCTGAAACAGCGGCTGCCAAGACTGCAGCCAAGCCCGAAACTGCACCACATGTGACCATCAGTTTTGTGCCTGTTGCAACACAGACGGCCACCAACACGGTTAATGCACAGCCCCAACAGCAACCATTGCTtatgacagcaacaacattgccGCACAGCAACAGCGCAAATTGTTGCGCACaccagaacaacaacagttgctgtcAGCCTATGACAAAGGCAACGCACTGCCAATATTGccagccagctgctgctgacggcAACAATTACAGCTGCTGCTtgaggcaacaacagcaacaacttctgctacaacagcagcagcagcagcagcagcagatgcaaCATATGCAGCAGATGCAACATATGCAGCAGatgcagcaaatgcagcagcaacagcagcagcaacatcattttGCACAagtacagcagcaacatccgGTTGCAGGACCAACTTATACTCAttgctgcagcagttgctgcttgTTGAGGCCGACGATGGCACAAACAGCGCTCGGTTTTGGCCAAGCGCCGGCTATGCCGAACTATTGCAGTCATtcattgctgctgccgccgccgcagaCGCAGCCGCAGGAGTATCCCCTAAGAGGCTGGCCACCACAGCCCATCAATTCTTGCCTCTATTATCCAATGCCTGCGGTCAGCATGTCCGCCTACGACATACCACACTGTGCCAGCTGCCACATGCAGCGCCATTCCTGCGCCGCATGCTACAATGATTATCAGCAGCAACACGTGCACCATCTgcagaagcagcaaaaacagttCGTCTGCCTGGGCGGCAGCCACCACTTGGATGACCCGCGCTCATCGTCTAGCACGCCCGAGCACAGTTCGACGTCCGAGGTGCATGTGAGTCGCAGGCGTTCTAGGCAGCACAAGGTCCGGGAGGCGACTGTGCTCAGCGAGCACGCAGACTCGGAGCTGCATACCAGCGCTTCCCAGCTGACGGTCAGACGAGTAAATGCACTTGGCTCCAGCGAGAAGACCGGCAAGAAGGTGCAGCCGTTGCGCAACAAAGCGGGTGCAGCCATTGCAGCCACAAAGGTTTATATGGCACGCTTTGGACGCACCTGCCTGGTGCTGAAGCCCACCTCGTCCGCAATGCCAACACGCCTGCTGACCAAGCGCATCAGCCGTTACACCTCCGTTATGGCCTGGCCCCACAAGATGGCCAGAAagtaa
- the hale gene encoding probable WRKY transcription factor protein 1: protein MFCTESCEHCIHATSSGRVLSPRKSQAVQHKLSQIRQQQPSQMRQQPQQLQPQQQQQQQEQQQQHFPQQINYNLRYAPMPTTEFDNGCEADSQQLGVCIVTEGPEGFSFDCSVPIPNSFNYNAYRNMVQFFTSPDNNNNIHMSQPQQYSVARPAPRQNCQSEFMPQQHPALRSTLKTAPKQNYTCSDAAYNSAPPTASKPAKCPKVDRGQKRASQQQYAVLPPHNYPTTAASGTAKAPQVNAGYGSVTPMAPPYQNQQQCEPYCPFQSMQWQQQQPHVCTTTPDMQVQPLMRFDLPCRLVELQPDNACPDPTQPTFVLQLLAPIQASGYAEGLPMGAMPTSMPDTPKQNSITPPAPRNSLNSSEFSSPRASQSPPYPPYPPYPMTAALPKYQPCRKGPPKSNDAGQAEISYSHRLSDYENGFGNVNGNRTRNGSANRTGNGSANGSGNGGGNGNGIGNGNGYSNGNGNGNGIGNGNGNGNGNSNGNGIGNGYGNGYGNGYGNGNGNGNGNGNSNGNGNGNGIGNGIGNGNDNGNSKPGYSNRLCPRCSHWCCHSHPGARQGGGNSQRF, encoded by the exons atgttttgcacgGAGAGCTGCGAGCACTGCATTCATGCGACTTCATCTGGCCGCGTCTTGAGCCCAAGGAAGTCGCAAGCTGTGCAGCACAAGCTTTCGCAAAtcaggcagcagcaaccatCGCAAATgaggcagcagccacagcaactccagccacagcaacaacaacagcagcaagagcaacagcaacaacatttccCACAGCAAATCAATTACAACTTGCGCTATGCTCCGATGCCAACGACAGAGTTCGACAACGGTTGCGAGGCAGATTCCCAACAGCTGGGAGTTTGCATTGTGACCGAGGGTCCCGAGGGCTTTAG cttCGACTGCAGTGTGCCGATTCCCAATAGTTTTAACTATAATGCCTATAGGAATATGGTTCAATTTTTCACGTCgcccgacaacaacaacaacattcacATGTCCCAGCCACAGCAGTACTCAGTGGCTAGGCCAGCGCCAAGGCAAAATTGCCAAAGTGAGTTCATGCCACAGCAGCATCCGGCGCTTAGGTCAACGCTTAAGACAGCGCCCAAACAAAATTACACATGCTCGGATGCCGCCTATAATTCAGCGCCACCCACCGCTTCAAAACCGGCCAAATGTCCGAAAGTGGATAGAGGACAGAAGCGGGCATCGCAACAGCAATATGCGGTGCTGCCACCTCACAACTATCCAACAACAGCTGCGTCAGGGACGGCAAAGGCCCCGCAGGTAAATGCTGGCTATGGCTCGGTAACACCAATGGCTCCACCATATCAAAATCAACAGCAGTGCGAGCCTTATTGTCCGTTCCAGAGCAtgcaatggcagcagcaacagccgcatgTATGTACCACGACTCCAGATATGCAAGTCCAGCCCTTGATGCGCTTTGATTTGCCTTGCCGGCTGGTCGAACTGCAGCCTGATAATGCATGTCCAGATCCAACGCAGCCCACGTTTGTGCTTCAGCTGTTGGCGCCTATACAAGCGTCAGGCTATGCCGAAGGCTTGCCAATGGGAGCAATGCCCACGTCCATGCCCGACACGCCCAAGCAAAATAGTATTACACCACCAGCACCAAGAAATTCATTAAATTCTTCAGAATTTTCGTCACCAAGAGCCTCACAAAGTCCGCCATATCCACCATATCCTCCATATCCAATGACAGCAGCTCTGCCCAAATACCAACCATGTAGGAAAGGGCCACCCAAAAGCAATGATGCTGGCCAGGCGGAAATCTCTTATTCGCATAGGCTATCGGACTATGAAAATGGATTCGGAAACGTGAATGGAAATAGAACTAGAAATGGCAGTGCGAATAGAACTGGGAATGGGAGTGCGAATGGAAGTGGAAATGGTGGTGGGAATGGAAATGGTattggaaatggaaatggataTAGTAATGGAAATGGTAATGGAAATGGTATTGGAAATGGTAATGGAAATGGTAATGGAAATAGTAATGGAAATGGTATTGGAAATGGTTATGGAAATGGTTATGGAAATGGTTATGGAAATGGTAATGGAAATGgtaatggaaatggaaatagTAATGGAAATGGTAATGGAAATGGTATTGGAAATGGTattggaaatggaaatgataATGGAAATTCGAAGCCTGGCTACAGCAATAGGCTCTGTCCTCGCTGTTCGCATTGGTGCTGCCATTCGCATCCAGGAGCACGACAGGGCGGCGGCAATAGTCAGAGATTCTAG
- the LOC6622166 gene encoding interaptin isoform X1, which produces MEPSDSSFQPDMTADDSKSESESESETTHKIELTGIGNRKDTDSINGSNHEEGEPKSGEANKAEESRLKEREDRPLVLEERHSLSIAETKKRRASVYSNENLFIPKELARGELHLRRQHSAVNLLDQISRNSDYCIRMLKFPVGSGRARFVAQQMKRRKTRKSKALPRLLPDVLNLDENRAAKLVDPAKEELCIKRESNDEILPLNMPNLDADRNQLHSDDECCVILEDIVNGSLPESEEDGTEELIQRVSRRQLKRAARSELEINCRPTREDQMLAEKQELTQLPVFRWHNPHYSDQDIKMGIREDLERISLSVSEVAATADAVGEPQLRRVEEEQLAQQEEPVSSGLGAPTPMLETDQQLLSQRPVGGEEQLETSEPVGEVRHARQQQQQPVQSLQHVANMPCSMPAERGTTLSSLSSIEEQRTDLQQQFMQRIILPRFYGADLGASNHAINLLNDNIQQHFMESLMPSELLQQWSKQHFEKYAYSRPATQQQLPLLLPQQPAQTLRQQQQQQSYLQEQHLEAGQKELHQLNAQYQQLKCQQDEQLKNINKTLKEIYANRLLCERQHAEYHRSFMHKMVESKKQEENLQAHKNQLKRQLQAELSSLEQRISEKERQLQDRTRTWQHCQQQQQQLQQQQQQLRLQEQQQDFAFDQQQQQQQQRQQLRLQQQQQQPDFAFGQQQHQHFLRRFPAAVYPPRLQCFQDAFSPCIETRLPPTSQLETQRRLMPAPPPATYCVDNMQPPVAATGNSSSDGIMRRRHTIDYRAGNILSNARSYQEQHLMQSHLAAHTDALSYPQGANFSSFAPATATNNILAAQRFTRSETPISNARHQVNQAIEQTAITAFISNYVSNYFNDME; this is translated from the exons ATGGAGCCGAGTGATAGCAGTTTTCAGCCCGACATGACCGCGGACGATTCAAAATCCGAGTCTGAGTCTGAGTCCGAGACGACTCATAAAATCGAGCTGACAGGCATAGG TAATCGTAAAGATACGGATTCAATTAATGGCAGTAACCACGAAGAAGGAGAGCCAAAGTCTGGAGAAGCTAACAAGGCGGAAGAGAGTCGATTGAAAGAGCGCGAGGATAGGCCGCTCGTTCTGGAAGAAAGGCACTCACTTTCTAT AGCGGAAACAAAGAAGCGTCGAGCCAGCGTCTACTCCAACGAGAATCTGTTTATACCCAAGGAGCTGGCGCGCGGTGAACTGCATCTGCGTAGACAGCACTCGGCCGTGAATTTGCTGGATCAAATCAGCCGAAACAGTGACTATTGCATACGAATGCTCAAGTTTCCCGTTGGATCGGGCCGTGCTCGCTTTGTGGCCCAGCAAATGAAAAGgcgaaaaacaagaaaatcaaAGGCATTGCCAAGGCTACTGCCAGATGTGCTCAATCTGGACGAGAACCGGGCTGCCAAGCTAGTTGATCCGGCTAAGGAAGAGTTGTGCATCAAGCGCGAATCAAATGATGAGATTTTACCACTAAACATGCCCAACCTGGATGCGGATAGAAATCAACTGCACAGCGATGACGAGTGCTGCGTCATACTGGAGGATATTGTCAACGGTTCCCTGCCCGAGTCTGAGGAGGATGGAACGGAAGAGTTGATTCAGCGCGTTTCCAGGCGTCAACTGAAGCGAGCCGCTCGCTCAGAGTTGGA GATTAATTGCAGACCCACAAGGGAAGATCAGATGCTGGCCGAAAAACAGGAGCTGACACAATTGCCAGTCTTTCGTTGGCATAATCCACACTACAGTGATCAGGATATTAAAATGGGCATAAGGGAGGACCTGGAGCGTATAAGCTTATCGGTCAGTGAGGTGGCAGCCACAGCAGATGCAGTCGGAGAGCCGCAGTTGCGACGGGTGGAGGAGGAGCAGTTGGCGCAGCAGGAGGAGCCAGTATCAAGCGGGCTGGGAGCACCCACGCCTATGCTGGAAACGGATCAGCAATTGCTGTCACAACGCCCTGTGGGAGGAGAGGAACAGCTGGAAACTAGCGAGCCCGTGGGAGAGGTTCGTCAcgcacgacaacaacaacagcagccagttCAAAGTTTGCAACATGTTGCAAATATGCCATGTTCAATGCCAGCTGAAAGAGGGACCACATTAAGCTCATTATCATCAATCGAGGAACAGCGCACAGACTTGCAACAACAGTTCATGCAACGCATTATCCTGCCGCGATTTTACGGCGCCGATTTAGGCGCCAGCAACCATGCCatcaatttgttaaatgataaCATACAACAGCATTTTATGGAGTCGCTGATGCCAAGCGAATTGTTGCAGCAATGGTCAAAACAGCATTTTGAGAAATACGCCTACTCGCGGCCAGCCACACAGCAGCaattgccgctgttgttgccacagcAACCAGCTCAGACCCtgcgccaacagcagcagcaacaatcttACCTTCAGGAGCAGCACTTGGAGGCGGGGCAGAAGGAACTGCATCAGCTTAATGCACAGTATCAGCAATTGAAGTGCCAGCAGGATGAGCAGCTCAAGAATATAAACAAAACCCTGAAGGAGATTTATGCCAATCGGCTGCTTTGTGAGCGACAACATGCTGAATATCACAGAAGTTTCATGCACAAAATGGTTGAGAGCAAAAAGCAGGAAGAAAACCTACAGGCACACAAGAATCAGCTGAAAAGACAGCTGCAGGCGGAGCTAAGCAGCCTGGAACAACGTATTTCGGAAAAAGAACGCCAATTGCAGGATCGTACGAGAACATGGCAACAttgtcaacagcagcagcaacagttgcaacaacaacagcagcaattgcgattgcaggagcagcaacaagatTTCGCATTcgatcaacagcaacagcagcagcaacaacggcagcaactgcgcctgcaacagcagcaacaacagccagaTTTCGCATTCggtcagcagcaacatcaacatttTCTTCGACGATTTCCGGCAGCCGTGTATCCGCCACGTTTGCAATGCTTTCAGGATGCTTTTTCGCCGTGCATTGAAACACGTTTGCCGCCCACCTCACAGTTGGAGACACAGCGTAGACTTATGCCAGCGCCGCCGCCAGCAACATATTGCGTGGACAACATGCAACCgccagtggcagcaacaggcaacagcagcagcgatggCATTATGCGACGTCGACATACCATCGATTACAGAGCTGGCAATATTCTCTCGAATGCTCGATCATATCAGGAGCAGCATCTGATGCAGTCCCACTTGGCTGCTCACACGGATGCCCTGTCATATCCACAAGGGGCAAACTTTTCCAGCTTTGCccctgcaacagcaacaaacaataTTCTAGCTGCCCAGCGTTTTACACGGTCTGAAACGCCAATCTCTAATGCCAGGCACCAGGTGAATCAGGCAATCGAACAAACTGCGATTACCGCCTTTATAAGCAACTATGTCTCAAATTATTTCAACGATATGGAGTGA
- the LOC6622166 gene encoding interaptin isoform X2, whose protein sequence is MEPSDSSFQPDMTADDSKSESESESETTHKIELTGIGNRKDTDSINGSNHEEGEPKSGEANKAEESRLKEREDRPLVLEERHSLSIAETKKRRASVYSNENLFIPKELARGELHLRRQHSAVNLLDQISRNSDYCIRMLKFPVGSGRARFVAQQMKRRKTRKSKALPRLLPDVLNLDENRAAKLVDPAKEELCIKRESNDEILPLNMPNLDADRNQLHSDDECCVILEDIVNGSLPESEEDGTEELIQRVSRRQLKRAARSELEPTREDQMLAEKQELTQLPVFRWHNPHYSDQDIKMGIREDLERISLSVSEVAATADAVGEPQLRRVEEEQLAQQEEPVSSGLGAPTPMLETDQQLLSQRPVGGEEQLETSEPVGEVRHARQQQQQPVQSLQHVANMPCSMPAERGTTLSSLSSIEEQRTDLQQQFMQRIILPRFYGADLGASNHAINLLNDNIQQHFMESLMPSELLQQWSKQHFEKYAYSRPATQQQLPLLLPQQPAQTLRQQQQQQSYLQEQHLEAGQKELHQLNAQYQQLKCQQDEQLKNINKTLKEIYANRLLCERQHAEYHRSFMHKMVESKKQEENLQAHKNQLKRQLQAELSSLEQRISEKERQLQDRTRTWQHCQQQQQQLQQQQQQLRLQEQQQDFAFDQQQQQQQQRQQLRLQQQQQQPDFAFGQQQHQHFLRRFPAAVYPPRLQCFQDAFSPCIETRLPPTSQLETQRRLMPAPPPATYCVDNMQPPVAATGNSSSDGIMRRRHTIDYRAGNILSNARSYQEQHLMQSHLAAHTDALSYPQGANFSSFAPATATNNILAAQRFTRSETPISNARHQVNQAIEQTAITAFISNYVSNYFNDME, encoded by the exons ATGGAGCCGAGTGATAGCAGTTTTCAGCCCGACATGACCGCGGACGATTCAAAATCCGAGTCTGAGTCTGAGTCCGAGACGACTCATAAAATCGAGCTGACAGGCATAGG TAATCGTAAAGATACGGATTCAATTAATGGCAGTAACCACGAAGAAGGAGAGCCAAAGTCTGGAGAAGCTAACAAGGCGGAAGAGAGTCGATTGAAAGAGCGCGAGGATAGGCCGCTCGTTCTGGAAGAAAGGCACTCACTTTCTAT AGCGGAAACAAAGAAGCGTCGAGCCAGCGTCTACTCCAACGAGAATCTGTTTATACCCAAGGAGCTGGCGCGCGGTGAACTGCATCTGCGTAGACAGCACTCGGCCGTGAATTTGCTGGATCAAATCAGCCGAAACAGTGACTATTGCATACGAATGCTCAAGTTTCCCGTTGGATCGGGCCGTGCTCGCTTTGTGGCCCAGCAAATGAAAAGgcgaaaaacaagaaaatcaaAGGCATTGCCAAGGCTACTGCCAGATGTGCTCAATCTGGACGAGAACCGGGCTGCCAAGCTAGTTGATCCGGCTAAGGAAGAGTTGTGCATCAAGCGCGAATCAAATGATGAGATTTTACCACTAAACATGCCCAACCTGGATGCGGATAGAAATCAACTGCACAGCGATGACGAGTGCTGCGTCATACTGGAGGATATTGTCAACGGTTCCCTGCCCGAGTCTGAGGAGGATGGAACGGAAGAGTTGATTCAGCGCGTTTCCAGGCGTCAACTGAAGCGAGCCGCTCGCTCAGAGTTGGA ACCCACAAGGGAAGATCAGATGCTGGCCGAAAAACAGGAGCTGACACAATTGCCAGTCTTTCGTTGGCATAATCCACACTACAGTGATCAGGATATTAAAATGGGCATAAGGGAGGACCTGGAGCGTATAAGCTTATCGGTCAGTGAGGTGGCAGCCACAGCAGATGCAGTCGGAGAGCCGCAGTTGCGACGGGTGGAGGAGGAGCAGTTGGCGCAGCAGGAGGAGCCAGTATCAAGCGGGCTGGGAGCACCCACGCCTATGCTGGAAACGGATCAGCAATTGCTGTCACAACGCCCTGTGGGAGGAGAGGAACAGCTGGAAACTAGCGAGCCCGTGGGAGAGGTTCGTCAcgcacgacaacaacaacagcagccagttCAAAGTTTGCAACATGTTGCAAATATGCCATGTTCAATGCCAGCTGAAAGAGGGACCACATTAAGCTCATTATCATCAATCGAGGAACAGCGCACAGACTTGCAACAACAGTTCATGCAACGCATTATCCTGCCGCGATTTTACGGCGCCGATTTAGGCGCCAGCAACCATGCCatcaatttgttaaatgataaCATACAACAGCATTTTATGGAGTCGCTGATGCCAAGCGAATTGTTGCAGCAATGGTCAAAACAGCATTTTGAGAAATACGCCTACTCGCGGCCAGCCACACAGCAGCaattgccgctgttgttgccacagcAACCAGCTCAGACCCtgcgccaacagcagcagcaacaatcttACCTTCAGGAGCAGCACTTGGAGGCGGGGCAGAAGGAACTGCATCAGCTTAATGCACAGTATCAGCAATTGAAGTGCCAGCAGGATGAGCAGCTCAAGAATATAAACAAAACCCTGAAGGAGATTTATGCCAATCGGCTGCTTTGTGAGCGACAACATGCTGAATATCACAGAAGTTTCATGCACAAAATGGTTGAGAGCAAAAAGCAGGAAGAAAACCTACAGGCACACAAGAATCAGCTGAAAAGACAGCTGCAGGCGGAGCTAAGCAGCCTGGAACAACGTATTTCGGAAAAAGAACGCCAATTGCAGGATCGTACGAGAACATGGCAACAttgtcaacagcagcagcaacagttgcaacaacaacagcagcaattgcgattgcaggagcagcaacaagatTTCGCATTcgatcaacagcaacagcagcagcaacaacggcagcaactgcgcctgcaacagcagcaacaacagccagaTTTCGCATTCggtcagcagcaacatcaacatttTCTTCGACGATTTCCGGCAGCCGTGTATCCGCCACGTTTGCAATGCTTTCAGGATGCTTTTTCGCCGTGCATTGAAACACGTTTGCCGCCCACCTCACAGTTGGAGACACAGCGTAGACTTATGCCAGCGCCGCCGCCAGCAACATATTGCGTGGACAACATGCAACCgccagtggcagcaacaggcaacagcagcagcgatggCATTATGCGACGTCGACATACCATCGATTACAGAGCTGGCAATATTCTCTCGAATGCTCGATCATATCAGGAGCAGCATCTGATGCAGTCCCACTTGGCTGCTCACACGGATGCCCTGTCATATCCACAAGGGGCAAACTTTTCCAGCTTTGCccctgcaacagcaacaaacaataTTCTAGCTGCCCAGCGTTTTACACGGTCTGAAACGCCAATCTCTAATGCCAGGCACCAGGTGAATCAGGCAATCGAACAAACTGCGATTACCGCCTTTATAAGCAACTATGTCTCAAATTATTTCAACGATATGGAGTGA
- the LOC6622851 gene encoding uncharacterized protein C16orf52 homolog A: MDKLTTISATLFMAADVFAIVSLALPDWIITEEAGDIRLGLMWTCMTLYNRPQVCYTPDLQPEWLIALVCIFIGCICITTTIILLASSTWDRNVIPYARWVGFAAMVLFCMAAVVFPLGFHIEEIGGQAYQLPNTFKIGISYIMFVLALWITVVSELFAGKVCLPHF; encoded by the exons ATGGacaaattaacaacaattagTGCCACACTTTTCATGGCCGCCGATGTGTTCGCCATAGTGAGTCTAGCGCTGCCCGATTGGATTATTACAGAGGAAGCTG GAGACATACGGCTGGGTCTGATGTGGACTTGCATGACGCTGTACAACCGGCCGCAGGTCTGCTATACGCCCGATCTGCAACCGGAATGGCTAATCGCActtgtttgcattttcatcGGCTGCATATGCATCACAACGACAATAATACTTTTGGCCTCCAGCACCTGGGACCGCAACGTAATTCCATATGCCCGCTGGGTGGGCTTTGCTGCAATGGTTCTGTTTTGCATGGCAGCCGTTGTCTTTCCGTTGGGTTTCCACATCGAAGAGATTGGCGGACAGGCGTATCAGCTAccaaacacatttaaaattgGCATTTCGTATATAATGTTTGTACTGGCGCTGTGGATAACAGTCGTGTCCGAACTATTTGCGGGCAAAGTGTGTCTGCCCCACTTTTAG